gactcttcgtgaccccatgtaccagagcatgccaggcacgcctatctttcattgcctcccgcagttttgccaaactcaggCTGGTTGTTTCAAGAatactatccaaccatctcatcctgttgtccccttctccttgtgccctccatctttcccaacatcagggtcttttctagggagtcttctcttctcacgaggtggccaaagtactggagcctcaacttcaggatctgtccttccagcgaggattatcattatcattatatcATTAATATTATAATATCATGATCAAatgatattattgttattatcatgggttaggacgtccctgttttgcatgggagaaatgttgggagggtatctGAGCGCGCACAACATTTGCAAACGCTGCTGGGCGGGTCCCGCTCCCACACCGCCCCAGCCGCTTCGCCCAGGCAAGTGACGATGATGGACGGGAACCCGGAGTCCCCCGCCCGCCCACTACGCAGCGCGCTCGTCATCCCCGCAAGCTCCGGGCTCCTCCCCTTCGCGAACCCGGCGCGCTGGTGCGCTCTGGCAACGTTCCGTCCCTCCGCGGCTGCCGTAGTCGGGCGCCGCCGCCGTCCCTTCCCTTCGTTCCCACGTGGTTGCAGGGCAGGAGCAGCTGCGGCGTCTGAGTAAGTGGCCGGAGCGGCTGccggggctgcagcagcagcaagggaggCGGCGGGCGGCTCTTTGCGGCGGGCAGGCGTGGGGAGCCAGGGGATCCGGGtgtccttcctccctgcctcccttggttgaggaaggaaggagagggagagagagagagagagacctcaggCTGCGCCCAGCGGATGCCTGCGTTGCTCAGCGCCCCGCTCGTATGCCTTCCTTAGCCTGGCTGGGGTCGGTGCCGCGGCGTCTGGCCGCTCATTCCCTCGGGAGACCAGCCCGTGGCTGGCGGCTGAACGGCATGGCTAGCGTAGGTATCTCTCCGGATCTTCGGCCGTTTGAGGttttggcggcggcggcggcgacccgGGAAAGCTTCCTTAGAATATGACTTTTATCAGCTGGCGAGTCTTAAGAAAGGAGTTAACTTCAGGGCGTTGGAAACCGCCTTGATGCGgatctagctcaggattgcctCCTCTTATAGGGTTTGAAAGAGtggacctggagatgccaccggGGGCGTTCTGCACCATCGTCATCCTTGTtattaaataaatttctatactgctcttcacCCGAAGATCGCTTGGCGGTTTACGAAGACACAAAGATTCATACCTTAATAACAAACCCAATCcatacagggggtggggggagattcaGTGCAGCTACAAAGGTAACATGCATGCCAAGCGGATGCTCTTGTCACTGGGCTACAGCCTTTCCCTATGCAACGTGGTGTTTCTGTTGCTTTATAttcagctcttttttaaaaaagtgtatttttaacTCTTCGTCCCCTGAATTGCAGAGATTATTCTGTTGTTGGTGCATTACCTGATCTTCAGAGATGTGCATTGTGAGCTGCGCCAAAGTTGCTCGTTTCAGCTGGGCGTATGGCATTGCATTGAATAATGTCTGTATACATATGTATATGTCAAGCAGAATTAAAACTCCACCAAGCAAAACTGGGGTTCTTGACACTGGCTTGGCTGCCAGGTCTGCGGAGCGGGCTTCATGGCAAAGTCAAGGATTCATTGCTCCAATATGGCCCTTCGGGATTATTATTCTGAGCGGTCTTTGCCAGATGAGAGGAAAAATCCAgccaaggggggaaatgtattatacacaaacacacacacacaagattgtTGTTGTTAGGATTCTTCTCCAGCGATCGCTTATAGGTATATATTCCAAATAGCACATTTAAATGATGGTTAATGATAAAGGCTTGATGTTACTGGAGTTTGCTAAGGCTTGCATGGAGAAACTTACAAAGCCAATAGGGATATATATTCTGGTAATTTTGATACAGAATCTGGTAAGGATTCTAGAGTTGCTTCTGTAGTgctgggatggggaatctgtggccctctggatctTGTTCTACTCCCAATTCGTTATGCTTCATAGAAAGTGAttcacaaatgaaaacaattaataaataatagcacccacccctgaccattggctctgctggctggagctgatgggggttTATAGTCTTAACATCTGGATGCTGCAGGTTCCCTGCCCGTGCTGGGTGACCTGTAGCTCTCCCGATATTACTGCACTAAAACCCCCAGCAGCTCCTTTTGGACTTACTTGCTTGGTTGCCTTAAGAGAATTGTATTTTGTCAGTTGATTTTGAGTGATCGATTCAATATCTGTGTGAACAAGGTTTCTATGGCTGTCGTGCGCTTTAAATGAAGGACTTAATTACCTTTTGGATGATCCCTTCTAGTGCTTTGCAATGGCCGAGGAGTTGAGGACCGTGGCCGGCAACCAAGCCAAGAGGCTGAAGAGCAGCTGCAGCAACATAGAGGAGGCAGCGGAAGAAGTTGGGAAGCAGGAGGAAAACGGGCATGAAACAAAACGGTTCAAGACCagtggggaggaggtggaggacgGGGTGAAGAGGTTCCCCAAAAGGAAGGTTGTGCTGCTGATGGCATATTCAGGGAAAGGCTATCATGGGATGCAGGTGAGTGGCTCAGGCACTTTACCTGTGAAACGGCCTACCTATGCTTGGGGAGTGTGTGTGGAGTTGCCAGGCTAATTTGTTATTGGCCTTTGCTTAGGCATGTAGGTATGAGATGAGGATGGGGGTTGGtggtcttgctgctgctgctgctgctgctgctgctgctctgctttgttcacctatttatttatttaaagtggtgGGGAACCACTGGCCCTCCAGTTCGttgaggctggtgggaattgtagtcccacgacatttggagggccaaaggcaccccacccctgccctatgaTTCACACTGCTTTCCCCTGTGCTATAGGGAGCCTTCACTGCCTTTGTGACAGTAGAATTTGAACACAAGGCTGCAGAGCGGAAGAGAAGCAGGGCCATTCCCATCTCGCCTCCCTTGAGAGACCGTGTGCCTTTGGGTCCCCTCTCAGCCACCACTTTTAAGACTTGGTGTCTGAGTTTgctttcctcccttcttcctctccatTACTTTCCCCCCACATGCCATGTCTTCTAGATTGCAAATCTGAGGGCAGGGACTAGCCCACTACTGATGTTTGCAAGTTCTTCTTTTTAGCTAAAGAAACACGGCTAGTTACCACATTAACACTTTTCTTCGATCCATCCCAGGCGCTTGTACCTGGGCTGACTTCCTGATCCTTATCTCATCCTTTGTAGCAGCCAGGCAGCTCCAGATCTGGTGAGTGAGGTACATtcaatcttttcttctttttcattccaGCGCAATGTGGGGAATGCTCAGTTCAAGACGATTGAGGATGACTTGGTGTCAGCCCTCATTCGATCAGGCTGCATCCCAGAGAACCACGGTGAAGACATGAAGAAGATGTCTTTCCAGAGATGCGCCCGGACAGACAAGGTGATGCTGTTTTGCGTATGCAAATGGGAGTTTCAACAAGGTGATGCTGTTTTGCGTATGCAAATGGGAGTTTCAACAGCATGGAGTGTCGGCGTTGTGGATTGCAGCCCTGGGGAGCTCCTGCCACACAGTgtagtaaatacagtggtacctcaggttaagaacttaattcgttctggaggttcattcttaagctgaaactgttcttaacctgaggtaccactttagctaatggggcctcctgctgctgctgtgccgccgccgcacaatttctcttctcatcctgaagcaaagttcttaacccgaggtactatttctgggttagcagagtctgtaacctgaagcatctgtaacccgaggtaccactgtactgagcttgatgggccaatggtctgactctgtataaggcagcttcttatatttCTGTATGTGGCACCCTAACACATATGTAAAATACATGGTCCCTGGGTTATGGTTTGGCATAGAGACCCTTGCGTTCTTCAACTCAGTtccgttttgtttgttttcagattATACTAACTTCCTGAATCCATGCTTAGGACCCTTAGTCCATCACTGTTTGATGGAGACTTTTCTGGTTCCCTCCCCCCTGTTGATTTTAATCCCTACCTGTTGATCCACACAGGGTGTATCTGCAGCTGGGCAGATCGTGTCGCTGAAGGTCTGGTTGATAGAAGATATCTTGGAAAAGATAAACCACCATCTTCCTCCTCATATACGAATTCTAGGTAAGGGACTAAATAAAAGGAGCTTTTGGTTGTGGGCCTTCATCTCGGTGATCACACCTTTCAATATTTCATAACCAGAGCAATAGGGATGAGCCCTTCTCTCCAGCTTGTAAATGGATAGGCGAGGTGGGCCTTGGTGTTGAGGGTGCTTTGAGTTAAGCTCTGTTACATCAGAAGAccccctcctgtcccccaagCACAGGAGTAGCCAACCTggagccctgcagatgttgcacTCCAGtgtctatcagccccagccaacataatCAGTggttagggaagatgggagttgtcatccaactACTTGACTACCTGGCTCTTCTGGATAGACTCCAGAAGGGACCTACAATTAATTAGGAACACCACATTTCCTCATTGGTATCCACATGAGAACAGGGCATTTTAGAGCTCGTTAGATGACCAAAATTCTTGCCAGCTTTCTTAAGAAATACCTTTACTGCATTGCGTTTCCAAGTGATGCCCGCCGCAGTCTTGGATGGCTGCTAAAACTAAGGTCCCATACACAGACagactttgtatttgtggtcaaccACAGGTGAAAGACATCACTCATCTGTTAACCTGCCCCTTATATAGGTTCCTGAAACCTTGGTTCTcagggacagctcagttggtagagcacgagactcttaatgtcaTTGTCGTGCATTTGAGCCCTCTGCTGGGCGAAcagttcctgcaatgcagggggttggactagatgatcctcgtgatcctttccaactctacagttttatgattctgtaaAAGCAGGTACATCATGGCAGAAAGGGTTTGGTTTCTTTTTAGTGACAGTAATATCTTCAGTTACAGgtgtgtagccgtgttggtctgccacagtcgaaacaaaatagaaaattctttccagtagcaccttagagaccaactgagtttgttcttggtatgagctttcgtgtgcatgcacacttcttcagattggcagtatctgaagaagtgtgcatgcacacgaaagctcataccaagaacaaactcaattggtctctaaggtgctactggaaagaattttctattttgttagtaATATCTTCGTAACACACAAAGTAACCTTTACTGCATTGTTTACAAAAAATATCAGGAAAAGGGGGTTAGATAAAATCGCTATAcattgttttggtgattcagAGGTTTAATCTGAGATATAAGCCTCTCTCTTTTACATCATGGAAGCCAGCTTAtagtatgtgtatatgtatgtatgtatgtatgtatgtatgcatgtgtatGTATTGCATTGTTTTATTAATCCTATTGCTGCAAGTTTGTCATGGCCTtgggctagaacaataaacttctgaactgaactgaactggcTACCCATGTCCCTTGAAGGTTAGCAGAGGCAGGGTCTTTGgcaggcacttttttttttttttgctttcccccACCAGTACCAATGTTCCCCATGAACTGGGTTGAGTTGGCATTTTTTAAGTAGGCCTTTCCACTTAGATGGGAGAAGCGTATGTGCCAGGCCAAAATGATAATTGCTGATTGTGGAAAGTGAACAGCGCAGCAGCCGAGAGAGGCCCCAAGTTGTGCCAGGCAGGATGTACTTCCTTGTGTGGTCAGTTCCACCCCCCTCCTGCCAAAAATAAATCCCATAGAGGCTGGAATGTGAAAAGTTTTGCCACCTGTACATTTTGAAGCCTTGATGTACTGAGAAATTTGAGAGTTCCATTAAGCCAAAACTGTGGACCCCTGAACCTAAAGCAGGTCTGGGGGAGCCTGTGATCCTTCTgatgttgggactccagctcccatcgtccTCTGCAAGGATggacaatggtcaaggatgatgggagctgagctTCAGTGACATTCGGAGGGTGACAAGTTTTCTCCCATCCCTGTGCTGAAGTATCCTGGGTCCACAGTTCACCTGAAACTTGATGGGATTGTAAAGATCCTGTTAATGGAACATGCGTGTTTTAATCTAGGACTGAAACGGGTCACAGGAGGGTTCAATTCCAAGAACAAATGCGATGCCCGGACATACTCTTACATGTTGCCAACTTTTGCCTTGGCACACAAAGACTCTGACCTTCAGGATGACACGTACCGCCTGAGCACGAAGACGCTGGAGACCGTCAACAGCCTTCTGGCTTGCTACAAGGGGACGCACAACTTCCACAACTTCACCTCTCAGAAAGGGCCCAAAGACCCCAGCGCCAAACGCTACATCATGGAAATGTACTGCGAGGAGCCCTTTGTGAGGGAAGGCATGGAGTTCGCCGTGATCAAGGTGAAAGGGCAAAGCTTCATGATGCACCAGATCCGGAAGATGATTGGGCTGGTGATCGCCATCGTGAAGGGCTTCGCTTCTGAGGCCATCATGGAGCGTTgctggggggaggagaaggtggacGTCCCCAAAGCCCCAGGGCTGGGCCTTGTTTTGGAGCGGGTTCACTTTGAAAAGTACAATAAACGTTTTGGGAACGATGGGCTCCACGAGGCCCTGGAgtgggtggaagaagaagaaaagattgctGCTTTTAAAGAGCAACACATCTACCCCACGATCATAAGCACGGAGAAAGAAGAGAAGTCCATGGAGAGCTGGGTGGAGACGCTCTCCAACCACGACTTCAATTCCACTGTCTCAAGGGCACCGGTGGACAACAGGGATTCAAAGGTAACccagttggtggccgtcactgcattccaaagtttaactatgcgcAGTGTGGATAAGTGTTTCTTTCATCTGGCATGAATCTTGTAATGTGTAGCTTCATTGTTTTTCCATGAGTTCAAGTGCTGTGAGCGTGGGAGGAAAACCTTCCtggatccactttctccacacattCCATAATTTTAAAACCCGTGTCTGTGAATGCCACTGACAGTTTGTGACTatgctgcttctttctctcccttttccagAGTGATGATCCTGAAGGCAGCGATGGATGCGGAGATGACTCGGACTGAactgaaatctgctccagagggcagaaaTATAACAGCACGTGGGTTGCCCCACACCGTTCTGGGAAACTTCTGCTCGATAACCTTGGGGTCGTCTCTCAACTGTTGGTGCTCATCTGCTTCATTGATGAGCATTGCCCATGGCGGATCACCAGGCCAAGctgtgggaggagaagaaaaaggacTTTTAGAGCAACTCTGTCTATGGTTACTGGGTGGGAAATAATGTCAGCTGGAGCCAATAGTGCATTAATTATGCTTTACAAAAGAATTATGTCATTTTTACTATGTCCAGTGCACAATAGAAAGTAATTAATAATCGGACTCTTAAGACAatgaaaaggttttttaaatatcattttcccctcctttttaaaatgaaggccAAAGTTTATTCCTCCTTTCTTTTGGGCTTTTTCTGATTGTACTTCATTCCAGCTCAGCTTGTGGAAGGAGAGacacccccttcccttccttagCTTGCCATGTCTTTGCCTCTGGTGTCCCAAGAGACAAAATGGTTTCTCTGAACAAAACCTGACTGTGGAATATATAAAAAATGAGCTACTTGTGTCAgagggctttaaaaagaaaagtttgtctctggtttttgttttcttttttgaaaataaaataaagacttcTCGTGGCACaattagaaaagaaaaatcatCCCTACGTTTTCTGTGTACGAAATAAAAGAGCTTAAGATTCTGAGAAgagccaacatcctgttctccctGTGGCCAGCCATACTCTTGCGGGAAGTTTGAAagtaggacctgaatgcaacaacactctccacttgtgattcctaaaAACTGGTACGCAGAAACACATTGCCGCTGACAATGGAGGGAGAACATTGCCATGACACGTGTgtgtaataatagtaacaatggGAAGCTTTCCTACCCTGATCTTCAATCATATAGTGAGTGTCTGGGTCATAGTTCTGTGTAGATCTCCCCCTCCATGGGCAGAGAGGGGAAGCTGTATCTGGAGCGACAGGTGCCTCCATCTTCCATTATTTCGTCACATGAACACCACATCAGCTTTAAAGTGGGGTACACGGTTCTTCTCCCTCCAAGTTAAATCCTTGCGACAacgctgagagacagtgactggcccaaggacacaGTGAGCTTTCCTGGCTTGAGTGCAGATTTGGatcctagttcagcatcctaacCGCTACACCGCACAGGCTCTCAGTGGGATCTTGCTTCAGTACTGGCAATGGGGCAGCTTcctccttgacacctgaaggcagaGGCTTTGCACGCACTTTGTGATTGTATCACTAACTACTAAGCTGCAGTGGTCATATACACAAAGCACTCTTACACAACCGGAACAGTCACCGTAAGAAGAATAGAgaaccagtgctcccccccccataaaatgtttaggggtactctcattttcctactcctattgaaatactgcccctcaatgagaccaaacttagattcacaaaatgtttaggggtatgcatcccccccaggaaaaaaaactgctgagaactgtagtttaccccacagtgctacagttccaaggattcttttgtAAGGCGGGgattgtgctttgcatgcagccaAAATATGTTTTCTCATTTATATGTGTGACTTTCACTTCAAAGGAGGCAGGGATCTGTGTCTGAAAGTgaagtgtggtgttgtggtttaGGCTAGGTTTGCAGAGGCCCACGTTTAAATTGTTCTTTGGCCAGCAACTCCACTGAGTGGTTTGGGGGGTGATTGCTATTTCTCAGCCTGCCCttcctcacagagttgttgtagaCAAGAGTGGATGGTAGTAAAGGGGGGGAGTATTAATGGTCCACCTTGAAAGTTTGCTTTTCAAAGATTTTCCAAGTAGCCTCACAataattacaactcccatgattctctctctctctgtgtgaaataGCCCTGTCAAATGTTTTTCATCTGAATATATACTACAGCAGGCATTCAATTGCTGCCAGGTTTGTTTATTATGCATTAAagagatttatatcctgcctttcctcttaaGGAGCTCAAGACAACCTGCAGTGTTTTTAATAGATTATAACGATATGGTTTCAATTGCATCAATGtttgatacttaaaaaaaaaaagttttgttctgtgtttttaggagttcttatttttttttgtctgtaaGCAGTCTTGACTCTGTCAGGGTTCaaacaatcaatcaaacaaatgtatgtatgtaataaTATGGTTCCTATTTTTCCCCctcacccattttatcctcacaagaaccctgttaGGTAGGCTCAGGCTAACACTGAGAGAAAGcagctggctcaaggtcaccttAAACATCTGCCTTAGCCCAACAGCCTTAACAGCTGCACCTCAGTGGTGTAAAAGCCAGTTCCGGGGGGGGGCAATTTAGTGTGGGGGTGACTTGTGACGTAATATGACGTCCCAAACGTCATGGTTAATGGCTTCCGAACCGTCATGCATCTTGTGAAAGAGAACTCGCATCGCGCATGACCCTCCTTATTGCGTCCCCGTTGGGTTACCGTACCCTTACTCACTCGCCCGCCCGCCCTGCTATTTGACTGCTGTGCTTGTGATAGGCGGGCTGCTCTAACAGTCACTACCGCTTGGCCAATACCGCGAGAGCTCTAGTTCGGCGCTGGCCAATGGTACCTATAGCTGGCGCAGCCCCTCCTTCCCGAGCTCGCAATAGTACGGTATATTGTGGAAGGGGAGATCTTGGGCGCGTGCGCACCCCCCCTACGGTGTCCTTCAAGTGGCATCGCCCATCGTGGGTCCTCCGCGGGGCGGTGGCAGGACAGACCAAATGCAGTCTTTCGAGAGGGGTGAGTGTGTTTAATGGGTAGGTAGGCTTGGTGCAAGGATGGGTGAGGCATTTAATGTTAGATACTGAGGTGGTATTAGCATgactgccttttcttttcttttccctcggCAGGAAGGTGGGGGGACACACGACTAAAGCAGTTGGTATGGCGCAGGCTGAAGTTCCACCGGGAGAGTTGCCCCCCCAGCCTTGCATTCACTACCTAGAGGACACGAAGCGGCACAGAAGCGAAGATGTAATCTGCTGTTGGAGGCCCTCTTCTGTCTTAAACAGGGTCTCTGTTGgggccttctgcgtgcaaagcaggtgcACTCCCACTGAGCGGCTGTCCTTTCTGCATGACGCTTTAAAAATGCAATAGGAGAGGTAAAGTGATTCAAGGAAGCGATCAAAACCACATCTGTGTGCATGTGATGGTGGTCTCAACATCTTTATTCCTTGCAGCATTCCAGTGTGGTGGTTGTATAAACGTAACAACACTGAATTTTgaattgcatttttaatgtttgatgctttgctATGTTTCTGTATacgctggaagccacccagtcacatgggcggggtacaaataataaaattattactattgtgGTAATATAATCTTACCAGTACTGTGGTGGGTAATTAGTCCCAAGCATCTGCTTTAGCACATGTTTTCCTCTACCTTACTCCAGAGACTCTCTAACAGTAGAGTGCTTTGGCATTGACTGAGGATATATTGAAATCATGCTCATATCCCTCCCCAGTAGGATGCTTGGTTCCCTTTGGGGTCTACAATTTGAGCAAACATTCGTCTGATGGTAGGTGTTTACAAGACTCTGGGCGCAGGCATGATGCGGCACATGTACAgaatgcatacagtggtacctcggtttacgaacttaatccgttccggaggtccgttcttacaccgaagccgttcttaaactgaggcgcgctttccctaatgaggcctcccgccgccggtacCCTTCCACCATTCGttgaccaaggtaaagttcgctaactggaacaatacttccagttttgcagaattTGTAACCTGAATAGTTCAttaatgtgggaatgtttagggatgcaggagaggatatattgtttattatatcctatcccaacttgtgttaacaagtcccggAACTTAgcaggatgcaggagaggatatattgtttattatatcctctcctgcatccctaaacattcccacaattaacaggactgttcgtagaccgaggtaccactgtactggcaaatTACGGCAATGGATTGCAGCTTTACAGCATGCCCAACTTCTCTGAGCAAAATCAGGGGAAGGGGCATGAGACCTGGGGCTTAGCACAAAAGTACTCAATAATTATCCCACATCTTTGCAGTTGGTGGTGGCCATGTTGGCCTTTGAGAGTGTGGCGGGTTTAaaagttaatttatttatttaatgcagctTTGTAAGGAAGCGCAGGATAGAAAGGCCAGCAGAACAATCTGCAAATAGGCTACTGTTGTGTGTTTCCATACTGGCAGCAGAGGAACGTGACGTCCAGCTAAGTCAAGCTTGGATAAGAAGAGCCATTTCAGtaaatggcagggggttggactggacagcccttgtggtctcttccaactctatgattctatgaaatgtgcataaatgggtctactctgagcatgagTTACATCGTATACTGCAAGTGTCCCTGCCCAATCTGGTAGAGATGATAGGATAGTGAAAAAGAGAAGAGGAGCACCAGAGGAGCAGGAAAATTCAGGCAATAATTCTTCATAGAGTATTCCCCAGTATCAACCGTATTGGGTCCTAAGATTGGCAGGGGAGGCCCTGACGGTGGTGCTGCCACTGGATGTTGCCCAGTTGGTGTTGACCTATGtcagggcctttttagtggtggtttcgcatttgtagaatgccctccctggtgaaACGCATCTGTATCCCTCACTATTCACTTTCACGAGGAATTTAAAGATACTCTTGTTTACCCAGGCACTTGGATGACTGAAagacactgttcctggcaaccatGAAAATGATTAGCTTCAAGAGTATGTGATTGTTTTTAGACaactttttaattttacttttagttgaattgttttatcacttttctGTGTACTGCTGCCCTAGGTGCCCTTGGgagataaatttaataaatgaatacataaagttatatatgtttatttattaaatatctattctgcccttcatttgaggataaaacggcagtttacaatataaaaacacaaaaatgtgtaccatagtaacaaaaagaaacagtaccccacagtttaaaaggccatagatttatttttatatagaGGCAAAAAGATGTGGTGTTTTGATTTtctattcatatacagtggtaccccgctagacgaatgcctcgctagacgaaaggcattcgctagcggaaggctgtctcgcaagacgaatttttcaatgggcttgcctcgcaagacgaaaaaatttccgttttttttttctttttttcgtcaaaccgctattctctcgttggtgcttcgcaagacgaaaaattcgctatacgacagcactcgcagaacgaattattttcgtctagtgaggcaccactgtacacagtaGTTAATActcttgttttttaattattctctCTTTAGGCACTTTGATCACAGCTGCGGTATCCATGCTGAAGAGAGATTGTGGCTCAGCAGCATGTTCAGCCATAGCAACCCTATTTGCATGATTGGACTCATTCTGCAGTTAAGCCAATTTTTCAACACACTTGCTAGAAATGGAACCTCCTGGCGGCGTCTAAACTCCGAAGTTTTGAAGTTTGTGAAAGGAACAAAGGTTTTGTTCAAGGAACCATTAGTGCTGTTCTTGTAATTAGTGCTGTTCATGCCAAGCAGCCGTGAATATTTTGTATGtatctaaggcaggggtaggcaacctaaggcccgtgtgctggatgcggcccaatcgccttctcagtccagcccgctgatggtccaggaatcagcgtgtttttaca
This is a stretch of genomic DNA from Lacerta agilis isolate rLacAgi1 chromosome 17, rLacAgi1.pri, whole genome shotgun sequence. It encodes these proteins:
- the PUS1 gene encoding tRNA pseudouridine synthase A isoform X1, which encodes MPSLAWLGSVPRRLAAHSLGRPARGWRLNGMASCFAMAEELRTVAGNQAKRLKSSCSNIEEAAEEVGKQEENGHETKRFKTSGEEVEDGVKRFPKRKVVLLMAYSGKGYHGMQRNVGNAQFKTIEDDLVSALIRSGCIPENHGEDMKKMSFQRCARTDKGVSAAGQIVSLKVWLIEDILEKINHHLPPHIRILGLKRVTGGFNSKNKCDARTYSYMLPTFALAHKDSDLQDDTYRLSTKTLETVNSLLACYKGTHNFHNFTSQKGPKDPSAKRYIMEMYCEEPFVREGMEFAVIKVKGQSFMMHQIRKMIGLVIAIVKGFASEAIMERCWGEEKVDVPKAPGLGLVLERVHFEKYNKRFGNDGLHEALEWVEEEEKIAAFKEQHIYPTIISTEKEEKSMESWVETLSNHDFNSTVSRAPVDNRDSKSDDPEGSDGCGDDSD
- the PUS1 gene encoding tRNA pseudouridine synthase A isoform X2, which codes for MAEELRTVAGNQAKRLKSSCSNIEEAAEEVGKQEENGHETKRFKTSGEEVEDGVKRFPKRKVVLLMAYSGKGYHGMQRNVGNAQFKTIEDDLVSALIRSGCIPENHGEDMKKMSFQRCARTDKGVSAAGQIVSLKVWLIEDILEKINHHLPPHIRILGLKRVTGGFNSKNKCDARTYSYMLPTFALAHKDSDLQDDTYRLSTKTLETVNSLLACYKGTHNFHNFTSQKGPKDPSAKRYIMEMYCEEPFVREGMEFAVIKVKGQSFMMHQIRKMIGLVIAIVKGFASEAIMERCWGEEKVDVPKAPGLGLVLERVHFEKYNKRFGNDGLHEALEWVEEEEKIAAFKEQHIYPTIISTEKEEKSMESWVETLSNHDFNSTVSRAPVDNRDSKSDDPEGSDGCGDDSD